CTCGACGTCACGCCGTGGCTGCGACCCGACACCCCGAACACGGTGGCGGTCAAGGTGACTCCGGAGCAGTCCCTGCAGGATGTTGACGGCGTCGAACTCGCCGACAGTTGGTGGGACTGGATCAACTGGCGTGACATCGGCCATCAGGGCTCGCCGGGGGACCCGGCCGTCGGCACCTCCTTTGTGCCCGACCGCAACGCGGGCATCTGGAAGCCGGTGTTCCTGCACGCCTCCGGCGGTGTCGACCTGGGACCGGCCACAGTGAACACCGAACTTCCGCTGCCCGCCACGGACTCCGCGCGACTCACGGTCGACGCCGAGGTCGCCAACCAGACCGGACGCACCGTCCGGGGCGTGCTGCGGGCCACCATCTCCCGGCCCGGCAAGCCCACCGTGACGGTGGACCAGGACGTGACGCTGCCGCCGGGGGACCGGCACGACGTGCGATTCGACCCGGAGGCATTCCCGCAGTTGCGGATTCAGAATCCGGACCTCTGGTGGCCCTACACGATGGGCGATCCGAACCTCTACGACCTGAATCTGGAGTTCATGCAGTACGGCAGGGTGCTCGACAACGGGCATCAGCGGTTCGGCATCCGCACCGTCACGCAGCACCGTGATGACAGCACCGACTTCCCGCAACTGGGCCGGGGCGGCAACTTCTACCTGAAGGTCAACGGCCGGGACTTCCTGGTCCGAGGAGCCACCTACACCCCGGACCTGCTGTACCGCTACGACCCCGAACGCGAGAAGGCGATCCTGGGATATGTCCGGGACCTCGGCCTGAACATGCTGCGGTTGGAGGGCAAGTTTCCCGGCGACCACCTGCTCGAACAGGCCGACACACTGGGCATCCCGTTGATGTACGGCTGGATGTGCTGCAACCAGTGGGAGAAGTGGTGGCAGTGGGACGACGAGGACCGGCGCATCGCGCAGGAGAGCATGCGCTCCCAGGTCGAGGACTTCGGTCCGCACGCCGCGGCGTTCCTGTGGGCCAACGGCAGCGACGGACGGCCGCCACCGGAGGTGCGTGGCTGGTACCACGACATCCTGGCCGAAAAGCATTGGCAGAACGCCACGGTCGACACCGTGTCGTCGGTCAACCGTGACGACGATGGTGAAGTGGTCTGGGACGGCATCCAGATGGCCGGACCCTACAGTTGGCGTCCGCCGAGCTACTGGTTCGACGGCCGGTACGCCGCGACCCGGGGTGCCTCGGCCGAGCAGGGCGACAACGAGCACATTCCGCCGTTTGCGAGCCTGGTCAAATTCATTCCGCCCGACAAGCTGTGGCCGATCAACGACACCTGGTACACCCACGCCGGATCCGACGACAACAACGTCGAACTCGACAGCATCCGCACCGCGGTGATGCGCCGCTACGGGTCGTCGCGCAGCGCCGAGGAGTTCACGCGCAAAGCCCAACTGGCGCACTACGAGTCGACTCGTGCCCAGTTCGAGGGCTTCGCGGCCGGCGGCTGGGACAGCCACAAGATGACCATCTACTGGATGCTCAACAACCACTGGCCGTCGTTCTTCGGCCACCTCTTCGACTACTACTTGCGGCCAGGCGGGTCC
The DNA window shown above is from Mycolicibacterium confluentis and carries:
- a CDS encoding glycoside hydrolase family 2 protein — its product is MRRRAAALALVPILLAVLVLGAGDVPGFLRPEPTPVAVELAQGWTLTSARDVPADGAVISTPEYADTGWHPIRRMPSTVLAALEHDGVYPDLYYGTNLRDDVPPDLYRQDWWYRTTFTPPAGHRRYTLEFPGINYRAEVWLNGHRVVDSTQMAGMYVSHVLDVTPWLRPDTPNTVAVKVTPEQSLQDVDGVELADSWWDWINWRDIGHQGSPGDPAVGTSFVPDRNAGIWKPVFLHASGGVDLGPATVNTELPLPATDSARLTVDAEVANQTGRTVRGVLRATISRPGKPTVTVDQDVTLPPGDRHDVRFDPEAFPQLRIQNPDLWWPYTMGDPNLYDLNLEFMQYGRVLDNGHQRFGIRTVTQHRDDSTDFPQLGRGGNFYLKVNGRDFLVRGATYTPDLLYRYDPEREKAILGYVRDLGLNMLRLEGKFPGDHLLEQADTLGIPLMYGWMCCNQWEKWWQWDDEDRRIAQESMRSQVEDFGPHAAAFLWANGSDGRPPPEVRGWYHDILAEKHWQNATVDTVSSVNRDDDGEVVWDGIQMAGPYSWRPPSYWFDGRYAATRGASAEQGDNEHIPPFASLVKFIPPDKLWPINDTWYTHAGSDDNNVELDSIRTAVMRRYGSSRSAEEFTRKAQLAHYESTRAQFEGFAAGGWDSHKMTIYWMLNNHWPSFFGHLFDYYLRPGGSYFGAKKGLTPLTVVFDSYATGDHSTADITVVNQSPSAATGLRTRVRVYDLSGELVDDRTSDPVDVAANGTARALVLPRMPRASQVFFVRAQLLGADDAVVTENVYWQSQQRDDVGDPRNDTAFSLKQSSWADMTPLNTMARTPLAIRAERTDPDGARIDIRLSNRTDGIAFFERAEVLSARDGDEILPVTYSDNYVTVFPGEAVTVRAEVPAGAPAPKWVRVSGVNTAPAVVEIVDKPSGAR